One Salvia miltiorrhiza cultivar Shanhuang (shh) chromosome 6, IMPLAD_Smil_shh, whole genome shotgun sequence genomic window, atttagaagatgagatatatatggaacaacccgaagggtttgtgattcCCGGTCAAGAAAAGAAAGTTTGTAAACTTGTaaagtctttgtatggactCAAACAAGCACCCAAACAGTGGCATGAGAAATTTGACCAAGCAGTGATGGCAAACggattcaaaatcaatgaatgtgataaatgtgtatacattaaaggaacatccgacaattttgtcattgtttgtctctacgttgatgatatgctaattATGGGCATCAACAATAGAATAATCATAGAAACCAAGGAGATGTTAAAGAGaaactttgacatgaaagatatgggattagctgacgtgattctaggaattaaaatccttagaacacccgagggaatagtcttatcacaatctcactatgttgagaatgtacttaagaaattcaaagctatTGATCTGCCTCCGGCTAAAACGCCCGTTGACCtaagtatacacttagccaaaaATCGAGGAGAACCCGTATCACAATCAGAATATGCTAGAGTTATTGGAAGCCTAATGTACTTGTCAAATTGTACAAGGCCAGATATAGCATATTCGATTAGTAAATTAAGTCGGTTTACAAGTAATCCCGGGAAGGATCATTGGACCGCATTGACAAGAgtgttgagatacttaaagCACACAATCTCTCATAGTATACACTATTCGAGATATCCCGCAGTTTTGGAAGGATATTGTGATGCCAATTGGATATCCGACACTAAAGACTCTAAATCCACAAGTGGGTTCGTATTTACCATTGGTGGAGGAGCAATATCTTGGAAATCttctaagcaaacatgtatagcccgatctacaatggaatcggaatttattgctttagacaaagccggtgaagaagccgaatggttaagaaacttcttagaagatattccatgttgggaAAAACCTTTGCCTCCTGTTATGATACATTGCGATAGCATGGCTGCCATAGGGAGAGCAAAGAATAGTTTGTACAACGGTAAATCTCGACACATTCGTCGAAGACATAATACCGTTAGACAATTGATCACTACAGgaataatgtgcattgactatgtaaagtcaaaagacaatattgcggatccgtttactaaaggtattaatcgtgatcaattgtataacgcagtaaggggaatgggattaaaatccacacgttaagaactttcatagtggtaactcaaccatgatgactggagatcccaagaacatggttcaatgagacaactaaattatggaaattcaagttgagcacttgaaactttcaaaatccattctcatAGCTGCTCAAGTGCAAAAGCCTGCAGCTTGTGGTAAAGGGTAAGCCATCAAAAGtttttaatgattcctatagccttattaggtggagtatggcaggatactctttataggagatcacctatacaagtgaagaagtggggccgcttcaaattatcaataaacacttgtgaatccaagaaatggtccaaggccgaaatggacacaacgtgagaacgaaagatattagatctattattgtgtgtatgttgttgactaggtttacacaaaagttgaccggttcaagacatcatgttcaccgagcaacgagtaaatccgatggcattacactaaggaaggttcaaagctaacaactacctatcctaatgcaataatggatcgtcgggacttagttttttgcatttgcattaatcatcattcatgtgggggattgttggaataaatgactttattagtccataattactttgtaattaatggaattaaatggtatatttggaatctacattttgagtagattaatttggtatatttacttgttcaaatctattaagaattgaatgagtaattaatgcccaaagatagccattgaagatggaaatgtggagtgtcatcccacattggaaaaataaagaagttgaaagctatttataaagtgctctccaccataaaggaacaatcaagtgtgctcctctatggtggaccatatggtgcacccaagtgggttttgacttagccttttaaggctaaaactcaaattcctacgaggaaggtgcgaagcaccttccgagtccgagtccgagtccgaggccgagcacgtgcacgtcgcacttgtcgcaatgggcgctttgtaggcgcactttgaggagcctttagttttgacaactGAAACGGTGGCTCGTGCGACGTGGACCATGTGGCTCGGTGACGTGGCACCGCGTGGCGGATAAGGAATCTGGGTGGATGGGGTTGCTGACGTGGCAGCGGATGGATCAGGAGGTGGGGTGGTTGGCTCGCACCCCTTGACCGAACCAGTGTGATGGTTCGGACCACTGCTTGGTTCGAACAGACACCCCTCTGCAGACACCTCTTCATCGCACCCTTCctactcctataaatacagccctgcagaatgagattaaaGACACCAACAattaattcagataattaattcGTTCATTCTGTcttctagttcatactcaagtcccgagtattctGTAGTTCGCCGGAAGTCcgagttcctagtacaaggtctcgtactcattcaaaccgttgtatcttggggacatttgccatcgaaccgtgtgtactgtgcggggcaattttgtcttacggagaaagagtctaactcttgcctcggttccCACATTTACGTCGTTACTCTGTCCGCATTTCTACACTCCTCAATAACATGAACTTGCAGCTGGAATGAACATTTTAGTGAATGAAGAAGATTCATTTAAAGATAAGGAGGTGAACAGTTGAAGGCATGGGTGAATGAATAGTTGAAGGTACATGCTGCAGTAGCAAGCATGGTGAAGGTTGAAAAGAGGTATGGGTGACTTGTTGCTGCGGCGTCTGTACCCTGGCAGCAAGAGTAGCTGCTGTACCTTGGCAGCAAGAGAGATTGGGTTGGATTGGGCTAAGATTAAGTAAAAATGCTTGAGTTGGATTGGgctcatttaaataaaatggttCTTGGGCTTGGgttatttatcaaaattattCATGACTACAAGACCCAAATAAGATTTAATAAAACCCAACACATTCAAATGACatagactttaatttaaatcatgtagtattaaaataatattagcatatagaattaatcacatattcatataattcaatttatgcaatgcacaaaatttcaaaagactaaatttttataaaggcttctgaaaataaattttgttggaatttaaaatagggcaaaggtgcagattccCCCCTGTAGTACacccccctagagcttttagccccccaaagtcggtcaaagcgcgttgacctccccaaaGTCCCGGAAGAATGGTGCAATTAAGTCCGAATGCCTGACGGGCTTTTAACGCcgtcttcaaaaaaaaaattatttatttttttatttttttcgctGGGCCTCGACGGCGCCTACCTCCAAAACGGCCCAAACCCCCAGTTCACCCCCCGCGGCCCCTACCACCTCGTCGACGGCGACGGCATGATCCACGCCGTCACAATCGTCGCCGGTCAAGCCACCTTCTGCAGCCGCTTCGTCCAAACCAACAAATACACCACCGAGCGCGATCTCGGCTACCCCGTTTACCCTAACATGTTCGGAGCTTTCACCAGCGAAATCACCGCCTCCTTGTTCCTCACCGCCGCTCGAATTCTCACCGGCCAGTTCGACCCTTTCGTCAACGGCATCGGCACCGCCAACACCAGCCTCGCCCTAATCGCCGGCAAACTCTTCGCTCTCGTCGAAACCGACGTCCCGTACAAGATCAGGGTAACGGAAGACGGCGACGTCGCCACCGTCGGCCGCCGCCAATTCGACAGCGCCGAGGGTTTCCAGATCATGACGGCGCACCCCAAATCCGATCCCGACACCGGCGAGACCTTCGCCTTCCGATACTTCGCCGCTCCTCCATTTTTAAAGCTTTTTCGAATCGATTCCGACGGGAGGAAGCATAACTCCGTCCCAATTTTCTCCCTGAAGAGTTCGTCGTTCATTCACGATTTCGCGGTGACGAAGATATTCGCCGTGTTTCCCGACACGCAGATCGTGATCGAGCCGTTGGAGATTTTGAGAGGTGGGGCCCCagcgaaaaaaataaaaaaaaataatttttttttgaagacgGCGTTAAAAGCCCGTCAGGCATTCGGACTTAATTGCATCCTTCTTCCGGGACtttggggaggtcaacgcgGTTTGACCGACTttggggggctaaaagctctaggggggtGTACTACAGGGGGGAATCTGCACCTTTgctctttaaaatataaatcatttttcatttttttccggcgtaaatcatcctaatctaagtttaaaaaaaattctaaacttaatataaataggcggggtgttacaactaGCATTGGAGAAACCAAAAACTAGTTTCCAAATCTTAGTTCAAAAACTGGTTGCGAACTAGAAACCAGTTTGCGGCTGACACATATGAGCCCCATTTCTTGCTTTTTTGACTTGGGAGCCGaaatttcttgtatttttttaattctgctcttttatttatttttgattgcTTTATAATTCCTATTTCAATTCATGTAACCACAAATGCATATCTGCATGGAACGACTATTTTCATTATCAATCAAcggctattttttttatcatttgtaacggaattttttttataacgacttaattcttaaaaatttcTATATATACTCATTTcattatttcattttcatacAACTCTCcaatacttcattttttttttgttctcttGTTCACTTCATTTTCACAAGTAAAATGGCGAATTCTAACTCCCAAAATTCCGATTCTAGTAATCCAAGCTCTCAAAATATTCAAGGTTACTATTTTCCAAGTTCACAATACCATCATGTCCTACCCTCAACAACAATTTCCATACAACTACCAAATATCTTCGAAtttttcccaacaattttcaTTCAACTCTCCTGGTGGTTCAAATTTTCTTCAACAATTTTCATTCAACTCTCCTGGTGGTTCAAATTTTCTTCAACAATTTACATTCAACTCTCCTACTGGATCAAGCTTTCATCCAACTTTCCTTCTACCTATTTCATGCCTCCACCAAatcaatttcaagaaaataGCTCACAGTCTCCTCAGCATTCTTCACAAATTCCAGTTGTTGTTGATGATGACGTCGAGAAAGTTGGAAAATCCACTGCAAAAACCAATGAGACAAAGACGGCTTGAAGTCCTGATGAAGACATCTTTCTTGTTAAAGCTTGGTACAACACCAACACCGATTTCATTATTGGCAATCAACATAAAAGAAAGGATTTTTGGGAGAAAATTACTGCTTACTACAACGAGTAGAAACCAGAGGGCACTGCTGCGCGAAGTTTATCATGGCTGAAAAATCATTACTATAGAATGAATCCAAATCTTAGCAAGTGGGCaggtatatataataatttttggaGCAATCGAGCAAGCGGACAAGGAGATGATGATGTGCTGGAGGCGGCAAAAAGAGTATGGAGAAATGATGATCCAAAAAAATAAGGAGTTCAAGTTCTTGCACGTATGGACGATGATCCAAACTTGTGAGAAATGAACTCCTCAACAAATGCCACAGAATCCTCATAAAAAAGCCAAAAACTCTGAAACAGATAGTCCATCATCTTCTGATGCAGCACCTCGAATGCGACCAATGGGGCAAAAGAGAGCCAAACGACAAGCGAAACAAAAAGCTAAAATGACATCTACAGTCAACGAAGATAAGTGGAAGCATCTCCAAGAGGCTATGACTAAACAAATGAGCGTGCAAGAGGTACAACTCAAGCTTCAACATATTGAGTTTTGTAGACAGGATACTAGTGGCATGTCGGAGGATGAACTCTACAACCATTTCAAGCTTGTAGCTGAAATCAATGCTAAATACGGGTGGAAGTAATACGTTTATGTAAGTGTGCTTTAGTTATTGTAAGTGTACTTTAGTTATTTCTGTACTTGCAAGTGTGTTATGTCTATTTCTGTAGTTTGAAGATAATGTATTTGTAATATTAATTATGTGAAATTTGAATTATGTGGCTTTTGTATCAATCAACTACCATTCAACAGTCAAAGTTATAATCCAACAACTACAATCAACTACCATTCAACAGTCAAACTTAATCACAACAACCATCTATTCCTACAACTACCGCCTATTCTTACAACTACCACAACACCTACCATTCAACGGTCTTAAATATTTTGGCTATATATATAAGTgattaattcttcacttaatcACAACAATCTCAAACTTTCTTTAATCTCATTCAACTCTACTCACTCCCAAACACGATAGAAAAAATATCAGATACTCCTAATCCACATGAAATTGATGAAATGAGGAAGCAATACCTTCGAAATTCAGCAACCAATCCGATTATGCAAGAAATGATTGCTATGTTTGATGTAGACGAAGCAACaactcaaacttcacgaatgaGAAGCGGTTCTAGAAAATATAGGGATCGAGAGCGTGAAAACGACCATGATCATCTCGTTCGTGATTATTTCTGTGACGAACCCATCTATGATGGAGATCTTTTCCGTCGTCGATTCTGAATGCGAAGAGAGTTATTTGTGAAGATCGTTGATGCGTTGAGCAACTTCTCCCCCTACTTCACGTTGAGGCAAGATGCAACTATCCGACAATTGGCATATGCATCTCCCAGTGACTCACTCGATGATTACATGCGGATGGGTGAGAGTACTGCGTTAGAATGTCTACATGAATTTTGCAGGAACGTGATTGCCGTTTATGGTGATCGTTATTTGAGGACTCCAAATGCAGTAGATACCCAATGCTTGTTACAAATGCATGAAGAAAGACATGGCTTTCCGGGCATGTTGGGGAGCCACGGTTGTATGCATTGGGAATGGATAAATTGTCCAGTTGCTTACAAAGGGTACTATACACGCGACGATCACTGTGTTCCTACAATAGTTCTTGAAGCGGTGGCATCAACAGATTTGTGGATATGACATGCTTTCTTTGGTGTTGCCGGAGCAAACAACGATATCAATGTTCTTTATGGGTCTCCATTATTTAATCCATTCATTTAGGAAAATACGTCAACAGTTCAATTCACGGTGAATGGTCGAACGTATAACAAATGATACTATCTGACAAATGGAATCTATCCAATATGGGCTTCATTTGTCAAGAGTTATCCAGTACCAGGAGATCCGATGAGACAAAAATTTGCGCAGAGACAAGAGGCAACAAGAAAAGACATCGAACGCGCGTTTGGAGTGCTCCAAGCTCGTTGGGCAGTAGTTCGAAGTCCCGCACGATCTTATTTCAAGGAAGATCTCCGCAATATAATGCTCACATGTATtattttgcacaacatgataaTTGAGGATGAGGGCGAATAAGCGGTCAAGTGGTCTGAAGAAGATGCAACTCCTCAACAATCAATACCAATGAGTACTAATAATTgggaagcttttgaaaattatcTTAAAAATCACAACgatttaacaaataaacaagcTCATCTCCAACTTCAATATGATTTGACGCAAACATATTTGGGCACAATTTGATGCGAATGATGCTTACaattaagtatgattagtttgaataattatgtttatgtactttcaattaatgtaatttttaattttgcaatgtaattttaattttagtaatgtaattcgaattttattaatataattttaattttttttatggaattataaagttattttattatattagataatttaaatataaaatttaattaaaatatataattaaaatatttaaataatgtacaaattataattgaactagaattaatgtatatatagatatataaaaatagaGTATGTATTATTGTGAGACCCTTAAAAAGTAAGAAACTGGTTTATTGCTGGAGGAGATGAAAGAGAAAAAGTAGGTGGATTTCTAAAGGTGATGTGGTactttaaaaattgaaaatgtagTTTATGATTGCAGCCACCCTTAGACATTGATCACTCTACCACTACTAGCGTAACACATGCACACAAATGATTGAGCTCTTTGGGGAAGAAGATGGTTGAGAGTGAGTAAATGGGTTTCacctcaaattttgattttttttctctttctcttgttgtgtttttttttatttttttatttttatttttataaattaactaATTGTACTAATAAAgatattaaaattattgaacataaatatattttttttattactactCCGTCTGTCCacattgcatattttttaagtataaatttaataaaatatgtgatattttttatgtaatGGGGAAAATGTCTTATTATTGTATGAAATAAGTgagattaaattaaatataatttttttattgtatataagaggtatttataagaataaaaaataaaaaaaaaagacgtGGAtccatatattaaaaaaaagtactaTTACAATTTTTGTTGACGTCGAAAATAATAACCAATTTTATTGTGCCCAATTTTTCATGGACAAGATCAATTTTATAATCTCTTAATAGATGCGGGTTTAAAAAGATTTATTCCAAGTCATCATATGAGGTGGACGTGGTGAAGGAAGAACCCCAAAATTAGAAATCTAAGCCAGTAGGCACAATTAGGGCAATAGATCATCTCTTCCAATTTTGGCGCAATTGCtgtgttttttctttttgccGGTGACAGATAAAGCATGACAGTCGACGACAACAGCTCCATATACGTCGGTGGCCTCCCCTACGACATCACGGAGGACGGCCTCCGCCGCATATTTTACGTGTACGGCGCCGTCATCGCCGTCAAGGTCTCCCCTTCTTCTCTGGTTTCCATCTATTTCGAGTTGCTGCTTCTCATGTGCATTGATGTCCCTTTTAATGGAATGATTTGTAAACTCTTATGCTATTTCAATCCCAgactttttatttgatttttctaatttgacgttttctttttggtatttccgctgcgaactTGTTGTTTTAAGTATTTCTCTAGTGctgtcaaaaaaaaatatttctctaGCTGTGCCCTGTAGGACTTCGTCCTAAATATTGAAGCCACTGCTTAAGTGTATTCTTCAGCTCTTAGAGTTTAAGGTGCAAGTTAGTTAGTTATTCATCAATTGCAATTTCAGTTTGGGCGGAGCCGCGGAAATTTGGGGAGGGGGATGATTTGTTTTGGGTGTTGCTCTGGGAGCTGTTCCAGTGTTTATTCCTAAAACCTAAGAAGTTATACTCAGGTTTCTAGACGGATTCTGAATTTCGAAAACTTCCTTCTGCCTGGGAAATTATTCTGTGTGCTTCTAATCAAGAGTGCTGGAGTACTTCAAACTAATGATTTGAAAGCAAAGTTTTTGAAACCCCTGCATTGATACACTTAAGGTTAAGCCAAATAATGGGAAACCTCTAAAGAGTGTCTTGAACGAGTGCCCATTTAGAATCTATATATATTTCGTTTGACTTGCCAACCCCTTTGCTCCCCACAAGTGACTTTATTATGCAGCCATTAAGAGAAAGATGTTAAACTTATTTCTAGATTATCAATGACCGAACCGTTGGGGGAAAATGCTATGGATTTGTTACTTTCGCGAATCCAAGGTCATCAGTGCAAGCCATCAGGGAGATGGACGGCAAGGTGCTATTCTATCCCCATTTCTCTTATCTGTAACTGAGTAATAATATAAAACTTGCAAGTAATTATCAAATCATGTATAGgtcaattttttttcccttaTATTTTGCTGTATAACTTTGAGTTGTTAATCCCTCAAGAAATTGATGTAAATAAGCTTTGATTCAGACCATTCATGGGCGAGTTGTCAAGGTCAATGACGTTAGAACTAGGAATGGGAAACCACACTTTAATCGTGACCCTCGGCATGACTTGGATAGAAGTATGGATAGTGATAGAGGTAGAGATCGCGGAAGAGAGGATAGTTATGATCGGCACCGTCATCATGATGGACATAGGGACAGGTCTCTAGACCATGAAGAAAACAGGGAGAGAGGCCATGATCGGACACGTGGTCATGATCGCATGAGGGATCGTTATGTGGATGACGAGAGATTTCAGGACTATATCAGACATGTAGATGATGTTGAGCAGGATCATGGGAGAAAGCGTGAGCGCGACTGGGAAAGAGATGGTGAAAAGAATATCGAGAAACAGAGAAACACCTTTCATCATAGAAGTGGGGACAAGGATAATGATCAACAACATCGTTATCCGAAGAGGTAAATCTTTCTTGCGTTTAGTCCTGGGTAGCCTGCATATTTGCTTCGCAGTATCATTATCATGGTATTTACTGTTGTCAGACAACAAATGATTCAGTCCTACATCTTCAACTCATGGCTGCTGTGTGTAGTTAACTGATTTTAGTTTTCTGATGGAAAACTGCTATTGAAATTGTTTACTGTGTATTCCCACCAGGTCCGGATTTGATGATCATGGGAGTAGAgagctttcattggattctttCAATGATGATCTGGATCAGGTCGAACTCTTGATACTATCTTCAATATATATGTCTAGATCTATTCAAGAAGAAATCTGGTTGACAACGGTGATTATTTCTTGTcttcatcaacagggagaaaACCAATTAGCAGTTTCAAATCTGAAGCTTGAGGAACTTCGTAAAGAGGTATTCATTGTAAATGTAGAAAAACCAGCCAATTTTCTGTAGCATGATTATTTCTGTAGCTTGGCGTCTATAAGTCAATAAGTTTGAGCATGGGAAAGATGCAAAAGAAAGCCCTGGTTTCAGCTCAATCTAGTCAGCCTGACCCCAATTCAGTTGTACTGATGTCTAATCTCAGTTTGCTTTCGTTCACCTCGGGACCTATACTTACTTAAAGCTAACTCCACATCTAGTTAAATGTTGAGGATGAACAGTGAATACTGCCTGCTCCCGATGTGCTTGGGGTGGTGGGTTATGTTCTGTAGGTTAAGACAGAGGCACCACATGCCATGTTATCATATCACTGATGTGATATTTCATGAATTTGGTTGAAGtttgcaattaattaaaaatgggGTAATTGACGCATAGGTTGGAATTTCTTTTGAACCTTATGATGAATTTTTGTATTTTCCATTTGAAATCCaataatgtactccctccgtctcacttcaAATGTCTCAAACCTATAGGACAATCTTATAGTTttgagacatttgaagtgggacgaagggagtaatagtTAGAACTTAGAAGAATTACTCATGTTGGCTTTGGTTATTGCGCTGACTTTCTAAATTATTTCTGAAAGCTGGGATTGATCTACTTGATGGCCTGGTATAAACTTGTTACCAGCACTATTACCTGTCTATCTGCATGTCCTGATGATAAATATGTTGAATTCTGGTTGCATCAAACGATTTTTTTCCAGCATGCATCTAGATCGGCATCATATTCTTAAAAGCTTTCAAAATCTTGCTGTATGAATGAACATTTGAAATGTAAATCCATACAACGTTCTGCATTTCTTTTGAGGAATTATGTAGAATAGATAATGGCAAAATTCCTATAACTTCTCTCAGTTGTTTGCAGCAATTTATTATGTCTCATTTGTTAGTGGGAAAACTTCATAACATAAATTTGGAGCTTGGTTGGCTGCCATCTATTCTTGTAAAATATCAGTCACCGTTCAGGCGGTAATAGAAATAACATTATGTCTTATTGATCAGAGATCTGAGATGGAAGAATTAGTTGCAGAAAAACAAGAAGTTGTTTCTCAGTTACAAGAAAAGTACCAGGTAAATAGTTTCTAGTTCATATTGGCATTAGTTTTGTAGCTTTCCATGATAATTATTTCTTTGACCTTAGAAATTGGAGGATTCTGTAATTGCTGCTAAGAAGTTATCTGCGCGACGTCACATACAATTAACCAAGGTAGTGTGATGTGCCATTAGTCatttatgtgtgtatatatatatatatatatatatacgaggTAGAAATTCTTATGTTTGGTAAATGTTGTGATTGATGCAGCTGCATAAATGTTATCTGCAAATGAGAGACTATGATGAGAGATTCAAACAATCGGAACAAGAACTTCAGGTTAGCCTGCTTATATACTCTTTTATGGTTTATATGAAATCCAAATTTTAGTTACTCATATTTGCTGTTGTATTTCTTTCTTTCAGCATTTTTGATTGAGCTTCTCTCGTcatatctttttgttagcttaaGAAGTTTCAACTCAGTAGATCACTTATGCTCCACTGTTATTCATAAATTATGTACCTGTTGCTAGGAAATTAACTTTGATTAGTTCGCAAAACATAACCATTATGCCGAAATCTCTAAGCAGAAGATCACTGTAGTTCAGCATGTGAAAGAACAATCATTTTTTTCGCTTGTAAAGGTTTAATCAGTTCTTCTTTCTCTTTGCCTTCAAAAGCAAAAGCAACTCTCTCATATCCATGAGATGTAATAATGTTTTCATGGGATTTCACCAATCCTGATATGCCATTTTCTGCTAATAAAAGTAGGCATCTACACGTGGTACAGAAACACTAGTTTGTCAGGCAGTTTCTGCTgacattttttctttcaatgaACATAGTATCATTGTCGAAATTGTCGTCcaatgtgtttgtttttggagattAGTgtaatgaaaaatcaaatcagtaCCTCTTATCATAATCCCTTCCTCCAAACAGAAGTTACTCAAAACTTTTTCCTTGCAGTGGCTTGTGGATTCAACTGCGACTGAGTTGGGAAACGACGGAGGAGGTGTTGGTGATGGCATAGTCACAAATGGGAGGGCTTAATATGAATTTTGAGGTCTCTGGCATCAAATATTTATCAGTTTCCTCATGT contains:
- the LOC130988362 gene encoding uncharacterized protein LOC130988362 — translated: MTVDDNSSIYVGGLPYDITEDGLRRIFYVYGAVIAVKIINDRTVGGKCYGFVTFANPRSSVQAIREMDGKTIHGRVVKVNDVRTRNGKPHFNRDPRHDLDRSMDSDRGRDRGREDSYDRHRHHDGHRDRSLDHEENRERGHDRTRGHDRMRDRYVDDERFQDYIRHVDDVEQDHGRKRERDWERDGEKNIEKQRNTFHHRSGDKDNDQQHRYPKRSGFDDHGSRELSLDSFNDDLDQGENQLAVSNLKLEELRKERSEMEELVAEKQEVVSQLQEKYQKLEDSVIAAKKLSARRHIQLTKLHKCYLQMRDYDERFKQSEQELQWLVDSTATELGNDGGGVGDGIVTNGRA
- the LOC130990436 gene encoding probable carotenoid cleavage dioxygenase 4, chloroplastic encodes the protein MIHAVTIVAGQATFCSRFVQTNKYTTERDLGYPVYPNMFGAFTSEITASLFLTAARILTGQFDPFVNGIGTANTSLALIAGKLFALVETDVPYKIRVTEDGDVATVGRRQFDSAEGFQIMTAHPKSDPDTGETFAFRYFAAPPFLKLFRIDSDGRKHNSVPIFSLKSSSFIHDFAVTKIFAVFPDTQIVIEPLEILRDSPSSSDAAPRMRPMGQKRAKRQAKQKAKMTSTVNEDKWKHLQEAMTKQMSVQEVQLKLQHIEFCRQDTSGMSEDELYNHFKLVAEINAKYGWK
- the LOC130990438 gene encoding uncharacterized protein LOC130990438 translates to MRRELFVKIVDALSNFSPYFTLRQDATIRQLAYASPSDSLDDYMRMGESTALECLHEFCRNVIAVYGDRYLRTPNAVDTQCLLQMHEERHGFPGMLGSHGCMHWEWINCPVAYKGYYTRDDHCVPTIVLEAVASTDLWI